From Haloplanus rubicundus, one genomic window encodes:
- a CDS encoding pentapeptide repeat-containing protein, with the protein MSNSQRGCEYELDPPEPNCLTEEDLDEDGVWCCPHDARAGENLCIFHKSKSKKESEEVTRAVLKAINDSPIKSDQSNGYRGTEFIGAKFGQLELSDQNIKSQSTIDFRCAVFHDELSAEEAVFEGPVDFGGASFYSRVNFNGSSFESDVCFSNSKFRDLAQFKSISARHHVDFTDVVFDDAVLFRGSVFQEPVDFSGSEFNHTVSGNFMESEFECGLVFERVNVRGDFGFERAKFNSDVSLRMTRFNSSVAFEEMKINGNLNLDGAEFKDHIYFTNKSPYSYEEISDAVGEVQISGEVTPSHRRNYKYPYERVLFSHASDNE; encoded by the coding sequence ATGTCAAATAGCCAGCGTGGTTGTGAATACGAATTGGATCCGCCTGAACCGAACTGTTTGACCGAAGAGGATCTTGATGAAGACGGAGTATGGTGTTGTCCGCATGATGCTAGGGCAGGAGAGAATCTGTGTATTTTTCACAAATCTAAATCAAAAAAGGAAAGCGAAGAGGTGACCCGAGCAGTACTGAAAGCAATTAACGACTCTCCGATAAAATCGGACCAATCAAACGGATATCGAGGGACTGAGTTTATCGGGGCAAAATTTGGCCAATTAGAACTGAGTGATCAAAATATAAAATCTCAATCGACAATAGATTTTAGATGTGCAGTCTTTCATGATGAACTATCGGCTGAAGAGGCTGTTTTTGAGGGTCCGGTTGATTTTGGTGGGGCGTCGTTCTATTCAAGGGTGAATTTCAACGGGTCATCTTTTGAATCGGATGTTTGTTTTAGTAATTCTAAATTTAGAGACTTGGCACAATTCAAATCTATATCAGCCAGGCATCATGTGGATTTCACAGATGTTGTGTTTGATGATGCGGTTCTTTTCCGTGGATCGGTTTTTCAAGAACCAGTAGATTTCAGTGGCTCAGAATTCAACCATACCGTTTCCGGAAATTTCATGGAATCAGAATTTGAATGTGGCTTGGTTTTTGAAAGGGTGAATGTCCGTGGTGATTTTGGGTTTGAAAGGGCAAAATTCAATTCAGATGTTTCACTTAGGATGACTAGATTTAATTCTAGTGTTGCATTCGAGGAGATGAAAATAAACGGCAATCTCAATCTTGATGGGGCAGAATTTAAAGATCATATATATTTCACAAATAAATCGCCCTATTCTTATGAGGAAATATCAGATGCCGTGGGAGAAGTTCAAATTAGCGGTGAGGTTACTCCTAGCCACCGGCGGAACTATAAATACCCGTACGAGAGGGTCTTATTTTCTCATGCGTCAGACAATGAGTGA